In Tachypleus tridentatus isolate NWPU-2018 chromosome 7, ASM421037v1, whole genome shotgun sequence, a genomic segment contains:
- the LOC143256636 gene encoding uncharacterized protein LOC143256636 — translation MKTWFAVLTCLILAIGWPAITQGLCPIRCQCNEERLVVLCDEAGLDVVPITLNPDLREFHLRKNNIKGIMAAFGVYHNLEYLDMTSNQLVDLGRNNFKLQNKMRILILENNMISFLHHSTFEGLRGLQILKLTRNFLRELPDNIFTDLMNLEILDLSENNIDTIYKNAFVGLTNLKILLLKDNKLGHVPTSSFITISHVLSIDLGLNNFPILLDDSFVNLVNLEKLKLNSCGIRQIHKRAFERLNKLMYLFLQDNLLDSIPTEAFFYLKTLLELNIGRNNIKVIEPNSFSGLTNVQAICINSAPYLEKIEHEAFSANKRLQHVVLNHNKNLKHIDSKAFSALTMLRSVSLRDNDLQTFHENLLPWNDLQQFDLRDNPLICNCRLSWLLNHYKTRNFSENFNLEMTHVRCAHPLVLRDLTLKSLTVNDLGCYQIQTQRIITGTFVAIGVILVLTLISVLWYRQRVANDLKIKCTVTQYDNCYQHDTYFREEISPEREWVVKIGKDSFPGRFV, via the coding sequence ATGAAGACTTGGTTCGCCGTTCTTACTTGTTTAATCCTCGCGATTGGTTGGCCTGCTATTACACAAGGTTTGTGTCCTATTCGATGTCAGTGTAACGAGGAAAGACTGGTGGTGTTGTGTGATGAAGCTGGATTAGATGTGGTTCCAATAACACTCAACCCTGATCTTAGAGAATTTCATCTCAGAAAGAACAACATCAAAGGAATCATGGCAGCTTTCGGTGTCTACCACAACTTGGAATATTTAGACATGACAAGCAACCAGTTAGTAGATCTCGGCCGTAACAACTTCAAGTTACAGAATAAAATGCGTATCTTGATCCTTGAGAATAACATGATCTCGTTTTTGCATCATTCTACGTTTGAAGGACTACGAGGCCTTCAAATCTTGAAACTCACGAGAAACTTCCTCCGTGAACTTCCTGACAACATTTTTACTGATCTTATGAACCTGGAAATCTTAGATTTGTCGGAAAACAACATTGACACCATATACAAAAACGCTTTTGTGGGACTGACAAATCTGAAAATTCTGTTACTAAAAGACAATAAACTTGGACACGTTCCTACGTCCTCATTTATAACCATCTCTCATGTACTTAGCATAGATTTAGGCTTAAACAATTTCCCTATCTTGTTGGACGATAGTTTTGTTAATCTTGTTAACTTAGAAAAGTTGAAATTAAACAGCTGCGGAATACGCCAAATCCATAAAAGAGCTTTTGAGAGACTTAATAAACTTATGTATCTGTTTCTTCAAGATAATTTGCTCGATTCTATCCCAACAGAagcatttttttatcttaaaacattACTGGAACTTAATATTGGGCGCAATAACATCAAAGTTATTGAGCCAAATAGCTTTAGTGGCTTAACCAACGTTCAAGCTATATGTATTAACAGCGCTCCTTATCTGGAAAAAATAGAACACGAGGCATTCTCCGCAAATAAAAGATTACAACACGTCGTTCTTAACCACAACAAAAATCTCAAACATATTGATAGTAAAGCCTTTTCTGCGTTGACTATGTTGCGTTCTGTTAGCCTCCGAGACAACGACCTTCAGACGTTTCACGAAAATCTACTGCCTTGGAACGACTTGCAGCAATTCGACCTTCGTGACAATCCACTAATCTGCAACTGTCGTCTCTCTTGGTTACTTAATCACTACAAAACTCGAAATTTCTCGGAAAATTTTAATCTCGAAATGACCCACGTTCGATGTGCACATCCACTCGTGCTTCGTGATCTCACACTGAAGAGTTTGACCGTGAACGATCTCGGCTGCTACCAGATTCAAACACAAAGGATTATTACAGGCACTTTCGTAGCGATTGGGGTCATTCTCGTTTTAACCCTTATTTCGGTGTTGTGGTACCGTCAGAGGGTTGCGAacgatttgaaaataaaatgtactgTAACACAGTACGATAACTGTTATCAACATGATACCTATTTCAGAGAAGAAATATCGCCAGAGCGGGAGTGGGTTGTGAAAATTGGAAAGGACTCTTTTCCAGGGAGATTTGTGTAA